The Phycisphaeraceae bacterium genome has a window encoding:
- the fabG gene encoding 3-oxoacyl-[acyl-carrier-protein] reductase has protein sequence MIRARRRKVRAGRSRPIACRVQEPPLSEKRVAIVTGASRGIGRAIAERLAADGKHLVLVARSAESLHEVRERVESAGGSAEVVTCDVGDGDALQQAIESAASNHGRLDVLVNNAGITRDGLILRMSDADFDEVIRVNLRSAFIACRAAARPMMRGRFGRIINIGSVTGLMGNAGQANYAAAKAGLVGMTKTIAKELGSKGVTANVVAPGFIETDMTAALPETVKEEYAKVIPARRFGQPEEIAHAVSFLASDAAGYITGQVLTVDGGLAM, from the coding sequence ATGATCCGGGCCAGGCGACGGAAGGTGCGAGCCGGACGCTCCCGCCCGATCGCCTGTCGAGTTCAGGAGCCGCCGTTGAGCGAGAAACGCGTCGCCATCGTCACCGGAGCCAGCCGCGGCATCGGCCGCGCCATCGCCGAACGCCTCGCCGCCGACGGCAAGCACCTGGTCCTGGTCGCCCGTTCGGCGGAGTCGCTGCACGAAGTCCGCGAGCGCGTCGAGTCGGCGGGGGGAAGCGCGGAAGTCGTCACCTGCGACGTGGGCGACGGCGACGCCCTGCAGCAGGCCATCGAGAGCGCGGCGTCCAACCACGGGCGGCTGGACGTGCTGGTCAACAACGCCGGCATCACCCGGGACGGGCTGATCCTGCGCATGAGCGACGCGGACTTCGACGAGGTGATCCGCGTGAACCTGCGTTCGGCGTTCATCGCCTGCCGCGCCGCCGCCCGACCGATGATGCGCGGGCGATTCGGGCGGATCATCAACATCGGCTCGGTGACAGGGCTGATGGGCAACGCGGGCCAGGCCAACTACGCCGCCGCCAAGGCCGGGCTGGTCGGGATGACCAAGACCATCGCCAAGGAACTGGGCAGCAAGGGTGTGACGGCCAACGTGGTGGCCCCGGGGTTCATCGAGACCGACATGACCGCCGCCCTGCCCGAGACGGTGAAGGAGGAGTACGCCAAGGTGATCCCCGCACGTCGCTTCGGCCAGCCGGAGGAGATCGCGCACGCGGTGTCGTTCCTCGCCAGCGACGCGGCGGGGTATATCACCGGCCAGGTGCTGACGGTGGACGGCGGCCTGGCGATGTGA
- the fabF gene encoding beta-ketoacyl-ACP synthase II: MNPRAPRRVVVTGLGAVTNLGPDIPGLWSALVAGRSGIDTITAFPQDDQWTVRIAGEVRGWNPGAVIEHNELKRMDRFCAFGLCAAVEAARDAGFDPNSGDPYRHGVAIGSGIGGIITIETGHTKLLETGPRRISPFTVPKLMVNACAGNVSIRFNLRGANTSTATACATGGHAIGAAFHLIQRGNADLMFAGGCEAAVTPLCIGSFAAMKALSTRNDAPTKASRPFDRDRDGFVLSEGGAVIVLEELEHARKRGAAIYAEVLGFGATGDAGHIAAPDEQGEGALHAMKFALQDAGVNLDQVDYINAHGTSTPLGDAAEVNAIKRLFGSHAKKLVVGSTKSMTGHALGAAGGIESVVAILAARNDVIPPTINCDNPDEGFDLDFAANHAQERPVRIALNNTFGFGGHNVCLVFGKYVGG; encoded by the coding sequence ATGAACCCCCGCGCCCCGAGACGCGTCGTCGTGACGGGACTCGGCGCCGTGACGAACCTCGGCCCCGACATCCCCGGCTTGTGGTCTGCGCTCGTCGCGGGCAGGTCCGGCATCGACACCATCACCGCCTTCCCCCAGGATGACCAGTGGACCGTCCGCATCGCCGGCGAAGTCCGCGGCTGGAACCCCGGCGCGGTCATCGAGCACAATGAACTGAAGCGAATGGACCGCTTCTGCGCCTTCGGGCTCTGCGCCGCCGTGGAGGCCGCCCGCGACGCGGGCTTCGACCCCAACTCGGGCGACCCCTACCGGCACGGGGTGGCCATCGGCTCGGGCATCGGCGGCATCATCACCATCGAAACCGGACACACCAAGCTGCTCGAGACCGGCCCCCGCCGCATCAGCCCCTTCACCGTGCCCAAGCTCATGGTCAACGCCTGCGCGGGCAACGTGTCGATCCGCTTCAACCTGCGGGGGGCCAACACCTCCACCGCCACCGCCTGCGCCACCGGGGGGCACGCCATCGGGGCGGCCTTCCACCTGATCCAGCGGGGCAACGCCGACCTCATGTTCGCCGGCGGGTGCGAGGCCGCCGTCACCCCCCTCTGCATCGGCTCATTCGCGGCGATGAAGGCCCTCTCCACGCGCAACGACGCCCCGACCAAGGCCTCACGCCCCTTCGACCGCGACCGCGACGGCTTCGTGCTGTCCGAGGGCGGCGCGGTCATCGTGCTGGAGGAACTGGAGCACGCCCGCAAACGCGGCGCCGCCATCTACGCCGAGGTGCTCGGCTTCGGCGCCACCGGCGACGCGGGCCACATCGCCGCCCCGGATGAGCAGGGCGAGGGCGCCCTGCACGCCATGAAGTTCGCCTTGCAGGACGCCGGTGTGAACCTCGACCAGGTGGACTACATCAACGCCCACGGCACCTCCACCCCCCTGGGCGACGCGGCGGAGGTCAACGCCATCAAGCGACTCTTCGGCAGCCACGCGAAGAAACTCGTCGTCGGCTCCACCAAGTCCATGACGGGCCACGCCCTCGGGGCCGCGGGCGGCATCGAATCCGTCGTCGCCATCCTCGCGGCCAGGAACGACGTGATTCCGCCCACCATCAACTGCGACAACCCGGATGAGGGCTTCGACCTCGACTTCGCCGCCAATCACGCCCAGGAGCGGCCCGTCCGCATCGCCCTGAACAACACCTTCGGCTTCGGCGGGCATAACGTGTGCCTGGTGTTCGGGAAGTACGTGGGCGGATGA
- a CDS encoding sigma-70 family RNA polymerase sigma factor, producing the protein MFRPDHPDAAAAREAVQRLIDRLEPLIRRRFRSRVRSVQHLYDLDDVMASLRRRIDRAWVVGRFGGGVPDESTLTKYTQQAATHIVASAMRRERRQQARIRHAQGLGVIPRMSGLEPHRSPNSDELERLLAHLLQTLETEQQALLRLWARGYSHREIAVHLGLSAMTLRTRLQRIKATVRVPVSGN; encoded by the coding sequence TTGTTTCGCCCGGATCATCCCGACGCCGCCGCCGCCCGCGAAGCGGTCCAGCGGCTGATTGATCGGCTGGAACCCCTGATCCGCCGTCGGTTCCGGTCCCGCGTACGGTCGGTCCAGCACCTCTACGACCTGGATGATGTGATGGCTTCGCTGCGAAGACGGATCGACCGCGCCTGGGTCGTCGGTCGTTTCGGAGGGGGCGTGCCGGACGAATCCACGCTGACGAAGTACACCCAGCAGGCCGCGACCCACATCGTCGCCAGTGCGATGCGACGGGAGCGCCGGCAACAGGCGCGGATCCGACACGCTCAAGGCCTGGGGGTGATTCCTCGAATGAGCGGGTTGGAACCGCATCGGTCCCCGAACTCGGATGAACTGGAGCGGCTGCTGGCGCACCTTCTCCAAACGCTCGAGACGGAGCAGCAGGCGTTGCTGCGGCTCTGGGCGCGTGGATACTCGCACCGGGAGATCGCGGTCCACCTGGGCCTCTCCGCTATGACCCTGAGGACGCGCCTGCAGCGCATCAAAGCCACGGTTCGAGTGCCTGTCTCGGGCAACTGA
- a CDS encoding amidohydrolase, producing MPAESPPKLDLHTHILPERWPDLRERYGVGGWVRLDHCAPCRARMMIDDRFFREVESNCWDPARRARECDASGVRVQALSTVPVMFSYWAKPEHALDLSRLLNDHVASVCRDFPGRFVGLGTIPMQAPDLAVRELERCVRELHMPGVQIGSHVNDWNLNAPQLFPVFEAAAALGACIFIHPWEMMGRQEMPDYWLPWLVGMPAETSRAICSMIFGGVFERLPTLRVCFAHGGGSFAFTLGRIEHGFRARPDLCAVHNDRSPREYLGRFWVDSLVHDADALRYLLGTMGHDRVALGSDYPFPLGEETPGALVESMTDLAEPVRRGILWDNGWAFLGRPPHLPRTP from the coding sequence ATGCCCGCCGAATCGCCGCCCAAACTCGACCTGCACACACACATCCTGCCCGAGCGCTGGCCCGACCTGCGCGAGCGGTACGGCGTGGGCGGCTGGGTGCGGCTGGACCACTGCGCCCCCTGCCGCGCGAGGATGATGATCGACGATCGATTCTTCCGCGAGGTCGAGTCGAACTGCTGGGATCCCGCCCGCCGGGCGCGCGAGTGCGACGCCAGCGGCGTGCGCGTGCAGGCGCTCTCCACCGTGCCGGTGATGTTCTCGTACTGGGCGAAGCCGGAGCACGCGCTGGACCTTTCGCGGCTGCTCAACGATCACGTCGCCTCGGTCTGCCGCGATTTTCCCGGCCGCTTCGTCGGCCTGGGCACGATTCCCATGCAGGCCCCCGATCTGGCGGTGCGCGAACTGGAGCGTTGCGTTCGTGAACTCCACATGCCGGGCGTGCAGATCGGAAGCCACGTCAACGACTGGAACCTGAACGCACCTCAGCTGTTCCCTGTGTTCGAGGCGGCGGCGGCGCTGGGCGCGTGCATCTTCATCCACCCGTGGGAGATGATGGGGCGGCAGGAGATGCCCGACTACTGGCTGCCCTGGCTGGTGGGCATGCCCGCGGAAACCTCGCGGGCCATCTGCTCCATGATCTTCGGCGGCGTGTTCGAGCGGCTGCCCACGCTGCGCGTCTGCTTCGCGCATGGCGGCGGGTCGTTCGCCTTCACGCTGGGGCGCATCGAGCACGGCTTCCGCGCGCGGCCCGACCTCTGCGCCGTCCACAACGACCGCAGCCCGCGCGAGTACCTCGGGCGCTTCTGGGTCGATTCGCTGGTGCATGATGCCGACGCCCTGCGCTACCTGCTGGGAACGATGGGGCACGACAGGGTGGCCCTGGGGTCGGACTACCCCTTCCCGCTCGGAGAGGAGACGCCCGGCGCGCTGGTCGAGTCGATGACCGACCTGGCGGAGCCAGTCCGGCGCGGCATCCTGTGGGACAACGGCTGGGCGTTCCTGGGCCGCCCCCCACACCTTCCCCGCACGCCATGA
- a CDS encoding LEA type 2 family protein: protein MGSLCDRLVRPLLAAAMGLAACLGPIGCETLRSIAADAPRPTADITSLRVTGLSLESASVEVGVRVANPYAVPLPVADITYALSSGQATFLTGAAGAQGTIPAKASRDFALPATIRFADLMQAVSGIRPGAMVPYAVDSVISLDTEALGRVEVPLKKEGELPVPAPPTVSVDSIEWGELTFANASATVNLRLGNPNAFGVDVSRIAYGLSLGGTEVARTDLAQAATIAPGRDAVLRLPLSFSPRGAGAGLFNVLMGRGASYGVSGQLSVTTPFGPLTLPLSGGGDTRFTR, encoded by the coding sequence ATGGGGTCGTTGTGCGATCGTCTGGTCCGTCCGCTCCTGGCCGCCGCGATGGGGCTGGCTGCCTGCCTCGGTCCGATCGGGTGCGAAACCCTGCGGTCAATCGCCGCCGACGCTCCCAGGCCGACCGCGGACATCACGTCCCTGCGCGTCACCGGGCTGTCGCTTGAGTCCGCCAGCGTCGAAGTGGGCGTGCGCGTGGCCAATCCGTACGCCGTTCCGCTGCCAGTCGCCGACATCACCTACGCCCTCTCGTCGGGGCAGGCGACTTTTCTGACCGGCGCCGCCGGGGCGCAGGGGACGATTCCCGCCAAGGCGTCGCGCGACTTCGCCCTGCCCGCCACCATCCGTTTCGCTGACCTGATGCAGGCGGTATCGGGCATCAGGCCTGGGGCGATGGTTCCCTACGCCGTGGACTCGGTGATCTCGCTGGACACCGAAGCGCTGGGCCGGGTGGAGGTTCCGCTGAAGAAGGAAGGCGAACTGCCCGTGCCCGCGCCGCCCACGGTGAGCGTTGACTCCATCGAGTGGGGGGAACTGACGTTCGCCAACGCTTCGGCGACGGTGAACCTGCGGCTGGGCAACCCCAACGCGTTCGGCGTGGATGTCAGCCGCATCGCCTATGGCCTATCGCTGGGCGGGACCGAGGTCGCCCGCACCGACCTGGCGCAGGCGGCGACGATCGCGCCGGGCCGGGACGCCGTGCTGCGGCTGCCGCTGTCGTTCTCGCCCCGCGGCGCGGGGGCGGGGCTGTTCAACGTGCTGATGGGGCGCGGCGCGTCCTACGGCGTGTCCGGTCAGTTGAGCGTCACCACGCCCTTCGGCCCCCTCACGCTGCCGCTCAGCGGCGGGGGCGACACGCGCTTCACCCGATAG
- a CDS encoding DUF11 domain-containing protein, which yields MQPALAITKTGPAEVLKCEEITYRFVVRNTGTGSVDNVVINDPLPNGLTTLDGKNAISFSVGTLKAGESKEYTARVKAAAKGNYSNTATVSATGGYNASSQPVATVVREPALRITKTGPAREFIGRNATYEITVTNTGDGDARDTMIEDTVPADARFISASDGGAFANGKVTWNAGTLKPGASKKVTVTLSRDSAGALNNTAVARAFCAEAVTANAQTVYSGIPALLLEVIDIEDPDLVGTTETYVITVTNQGSAPATNIRIVATVEPNQTHESNSGPTRGTVAGPVLTFEPLASLAPQAKATWRVIVKNVKAGDVRFRVSMTADQLTRPVEETESTNIYE from the coding sequence GTGCAGCCGGCCCTGGCGATCACCAAGACGGGCCCGGCGGAAGTCCTCAAGTGCGAGGAAATCACCTACCGCTTCGTGGTGCGCAACACGGGCACCGGCTCGGTTGACAACGTGGTCATCAACGACCCGCTGCCCAACGGGCTGACCACGCTGGACGGCAAGAACGCCATCTCCTTCTCGGTCGGCACGCTGAAGGCCGGCGAGTCGAAGGAGTACACCGCCAGGGTGAAGGCCGCCGCCAAGGGCAACTACTCCAACACCGCGACGGTGAGCGCCACCGGCGGCTACAACGCCTCGTCGCAGCCCGTCGCCACCGTGGTGCGCGAGCCCGCGCTGCGCATCACCAAGACCGGCCCGGCCCGCGAGTTCATCGGTCGCAACGCCACCTATGAGATCACCGTCACCAACACCGGCGACGGCGACGCCCGCGACACGATGATCGAGGACACCGTGCCCGCCGACGCCCGGTTCATCAGCGCCAGCGACGGCGGCGCGTTCGCCAACGGCAAGGTGACCTGGAACGCCGGTACGCTCAAGCCCGGCGCCTCGAAGAAGGTGACCGTCACGCTTTCACGTGACAGCGCCGGCGCCCTCAACAACACCGCCGTCGCCCGCGCCTTCTGCGCCGAGGCCGTCACCGCCAACGCCCAGACGGTCTACTCGGGCATCCCGGCCCTCCTCCTCGAAGTGATCGACATCGAGGATCCGGACCTGGTCGGCACCACCGAGACCTACGTCATCACGGTGACCAACCAGGGCTCCGCACCGGCCACCAACATCCGCATCGTGGCCACCGTCGAGCCGAACCAGACGCACGAGTCGAACTCCGGCCCGACCCGCGGCACGGTCGCCGGCCCGGTCCTGACCTTCGAGCCGCTGGCTTCGCTGGCGCCGCAGGCCAAGGCCACCTGGCGCGTGATCGTCAAGAACGTGAAGGCGGGCGACGTCCGCTTCCGCGTCTCGATGACCGCCGACCAGCTGACCAGGCCGGTGGAGGAGACCGAGTCCACCAACATCTACGAGTGA
- the acpP gene encoding acyl carrier protein, with product MRDDSPSPEPEAKRPGLKLAQGHATIEAQPPRRRAGSSYRRRTDVTEAEIEAKVIDIVAEQMGVDKSEITRETNFTNDLNADSLDTVELVMEFEDEFETSIPDEEAEKIQTVGQAIEYICKAAGNKG from the coding sequence ATGAGGGACGATTCCCCGTCCCCGGAACCCGAAGCGAAGCGCCCCGGATTGAAACTGGCTCAGGGACACGCTACCATCGAGGCCCAACCGCCCCGCCGGCGGGCTGGCTCTTCCTATCGCAGGAGAACGGACGTGACGGAAGCCGAGATCGAAGCCAAGGTGATCGACATCGTCGCCGAGCAGATGGGCGTCGACAAGAGCGAAATCACCCGGGAAACCAACTTCACGAACGATCTCAACGCCGACTCGCTCGACACCGTCGAACTGGTGATGGAGTTCGAGGACGAGTTTGAGACTTCCATTCCGGATGAGGAGGCGGAGAAGATCCAGACCGTGGGTCAGGCCATCGAATACATCTGCAAGGCCGCCGGAAACAAGGGCTGA
- the mscL gene encoding large-conductance mechanosensitive channel protein MscL: MPFIKEFKEFALRGNVVDMAVGIIIGAAFGKIVSSMVNDVMMPPLGLLLGGVDFSDKTLVLKEAVAASEGVKEAPAVVLKYGVFINEIINFTIVAFAVFLLIKAINTAKKRMEKEKPAAPPPGPSEEVKLLTEIRDALARR; this comes from the coding sequence ATGCCGTTCATCAAGGAGTTCAAGGAATTCGCCCTTCGCGGCAACGTGGTGGACATGGCGGTGGGCATCATCATCGGCGCCGCCTTCGGCAAGATCGTCTCGTCGATGGTCAACGACGTGATGATGCCGCCCCTGGGCCTGCTGCTGGGAGGCGTGGATTTCTCGGACAAAACGCTGGTGCTCAAGGAGGCCGTGGCCGCCTCGGAAGGCGTGAAGGAAGCACCCGCCGTCGTGCTCAAGTACGGCGTGTTCATCAACGAGATCATCAACTTCACGATCGTGGCGTTCGCCGTTTTCCTGCTCATCAAGGCGATCAACACCGCCAAGAAGCGCATGGAGAAGGAGAAGCCCGCCGCCCCCCCGCCCGGCCCCAGCGAGGAAGTGAAGCTGCTGACCGAAATCCGCGACGCGCTGGCGCGGCGGTGA
- the kynU gene encoding kynureninase produces MTPAPSPPAPPASPAPAFDDASEDFARHRDAADPLATFRERFLIPRRPDGSDVIYLCGNSLGLQPKHARTLVMEELDDWASLAVEAHFEGRRPWYPYHEVVRGGLARLVGAREHEVVAMNSLTVNLHLMMVSFYRPTRQRFRVLMESPAFPSDTYAVCSHVACRGFDPRDAVIEVSPRPGEHLIREDDIEQVLRERGDSIALVLLGGVNFLSGQVLDMPRLTRAAHHAGAMIGFDLAHAVGNVPLALHEWDVDFACWCSYKYLNSGPGAVAGCFIHERHARDVTLPRYGGWWGNDPATRFRMHLEHEFRPVPTADGWQLSNPPILALAPVKASLDLFDEAGMAALRVKSDGLTPYLRWLIERERPEWFEVITPRETVARGCQLSILVHDRPRERFKALTSAGVVCDFREPNVIRVAPAPLYNTFLDAWRFARALTELR; encoded by the coding sequence ATGACACCGGCCCCTTCGCCCCCCGCGCCCCCGGCATCCCCGGCGCCCGCGTTCGACGACGCCTCGGAGGACTTCGCGCGACATCGTGACGCCGCCGACCCGCTGGCGACGTTCCGCGAGCGGTTCCTGATTCCGCGACGCCCGGACGGGTCGGATGTCATCTACCTGTGCGGCAACTCGCTGGGTCTTCAGCCGAAGCATGCGCGCACGCTGGTGATGGAGGAACTGGACGACTGGGCGTCGCTGGCGGTGGAGGCCCACTTTGAGGGGCGCCGCCCCTGGTACCCGTATCACGAGGTGGTGCGCGGCGGGCTGGCCCGGCTGGTCGGGGCGCGCGAGCACGAAGTCGTGGCGATGAACTCGCTCACCGTCAACCTGCACCTGATGATGGTGTCGTTCTACCGGCCCACGCGGCAGCGATTCCGCGTGCTCATGGAGTCGCCCGCGTTTCCGTCCGACACCTACGCCGTGTGCTCGCACGTGGCTTGCCGCGGATTCGACCCGCGCGACGCGGTCATCGAAGTCTCGCCGCGCCCAGGCGAGCACCTGATCCGCGAGGACGACATCGAGCAGGTGCTGCGCGAGCGGGGCGACTCCATCGCCTTGGTGCTGCTGGGCGGCGTGAACTTTCTGTCCGGGCAGGTGCTGGACATGCCGCGGCTGACGCGGGCCGCCCACCACGCGGGAGCGATGATCGGCTTCGATCTGGCCCACGCCGTGGGCAACGTGCCGCTGGCCCTGCACGAGTGGGACGTCGATTTCGCCTGCTGGTGCTCGTACAAGTACCTCAACAGCGGTCCCGGCGCGGTGGCGGGGTGCTTCATCCACGAGCGTCACGCGCGCGATGTCACCCTGCCCCGCTACGGCGGCTGGTGGGGCAACGACCCCGCCACGCGCTTCCGCATGCACCTGGAGCACGAGTTCCGCCCCGTGCCCACGGCGGACGGCTGGCAACTGAGCAACCCGCCGATTCTGGCGCTGGCGCCGGTCAAGGCGTCGCTCGATCTGTTTGATGAGGCGGGCATGGCGGCGCTGCGAGTCAAGAGCGACGGGCTGACGCCCTACCTGCGCTGGCTCATCGAGCGCGAGCGGCCGGAGTGGTTCGAGGTCATCACGCCGCGGGAGACGGTCGCTCGCGGGTGCCAGTTGTCGATCCTGGTGCACGACCGGCCGCGCGAGCGGTTCAAGGCGCTGACGAGCGCGGGCGTGGTGTGCGATTTCCGCGAGCCGAACGTGATCCGCGTCGCTCCCGCGCCGCTGTACAACACGTTTCTCGATGCGTGGCGTTTCGCGCGGGCGCTGACTGAGTTGCGGTGA
- a CDS encoding tetratricopeptide repeat protein has translation MTTTPDDPRESETLADAPPGAASDMVGSAIGPYRLLQLIGEGGFGAVYMAEQREPIKRKVALKLIKLGMDTRQVIARFEAERQALAMMDHPNIARVLDAGASAAGRPYFVMELVKGVPITQYCDTENLSTDQRLDLFIQVCHAVQHAHQKGIIHRDLKPGNVLVTLHDGRPVPKVIDFGIAKATHAELTDKTVFTEFRQFIGTPEYMSPEQAEMSGLDIDTRSDIYALGVLLYELLTGTTPFDRRRLRAAAVDEIQRIIREEEPPKPSTRLSTIMSGSMREPSGAGGGAASPVAGTPGSSIHDIARHRRSDPDRLVRELRGDLDWIVMKAMEKDRTRRYETAAGLADDVVRHMTNQPVLAGPPTTGYRFRKFARRHRGAMLAASVIAGVFLLGLVGTTTGMILAMAASRRATEAQEQSKLAMIEAQEQAALSQAVIEFLNDDLLGAAEPSGAAGTGRGVLLRDVLDKAAARMEQAAAVGGRFADKPLVEATLRHTIARAYLGLGELEPAGRHAEQAHRVREATLGPDHENTLKALNTIGAVAMARSDHGAAEAAFSRGLERARKSLGADHPTTLGLMNNLAACYEARNRHEDAEPLFREALALSEKALGPLHNITLSSLGGLANLTLSMSRYEEAYELAQRVLEGYRRAFGPDHPNTLLALHNLGNAAGGLGRLEEAEAFYQDALERKTRVLGPSHPDTITTMLTLAIQARRQGRHAEAEARLREVIDVSEKALGPEHSYTLTARINIVLLLVQQNRLDDAEPLAEDTLSALRRSRGELNGGTALIRTTLLRIYQARGRHDEARRLAFDYANMLKHAGASPDASAETLNNAAWDLLTMEPPEARDPVAALEFARRSNNLTDHRNPAYLDTLARAWFLTGNVRMAVETQQRALSLVPEGADIRDEIEQHLREFEAQLPGGAGGQSDGAG, from the coding sequence ATGACCACGACGCCCGATGACCCCCGTGAATCCGAAACCCTCGCCGACGCCCCGCCCGGCGCCGCATCGGACATGGTGGGGTCGGCGATCGGCCCGTACCGGCTGCTGCAACTGATCGGCGAGGGCGGGTTCGGCGCCGTCTACATGGCCGAGCAGCGCGAGCCCATCAAGCGCAAGGTCGCCCTGAAACTCATCAAGCTGGGCATGGACACGCGGCAGGTGATCGCCCGCTTCGAGGCGGAGCGCCAGGCGCTGGCGATGATGGACCATCCCAACATCGCCCGCGTGCTGGATGCGGGTGCGTCCGCCGCGGGTCGCCCCTACTTCGTGATGGAGCTCGTCAAGGGCGTGCCCATCACGCAGTATTGCGACACCGAGAATCTCTCCACGGATCAGCGGCTGGACCTGTTCATCCAGGTCTGCCACGCGGTGCAGCACGCCCATCAGAAGGGCATCATCCACCGCGACCTCAAGCCCGGCAACGTGCTGGTCACCCTGCACGACGGAAGGCCCGTGCCCAAGGTGATCGACTTCGGCATCGCCAAGGCCACGCACGCGGAGCTGACGGACAAGACCGTCTTCACCGAGTTCCGCCAGTTCATCGGCACGCCCGAGTACATGAGCCCGGAACAGGCGGAGATGAGCGGGCTGGACATCGACACCCGATCGGACATCTACGCCCTGGGCGTGCTGCTCTACGAACTGCTCACCGGCACCACGCCCTTCGATCGGCGGCGGCTTCGCGCCGCGGCGGTGGATGAAATCCAGCGCATCATCCGCGAGGAGGAGCCGCCCAAGCCCAGTACGCGGCTGAGCACGATCATGTCCGGCTCGATGCGAGAACCTTCCGGCGCCGGGGGCGGCGCGGCCTCTCCCGTGGCGGGAACGCCCGGCTCGTCCATCCACGACATCGCCCGCCACCGGCGAAGCGATCCGGATCGACTCGTCCGCGAGCTGCGCGGCGACCTGGATTGGATCGTCATGAAGGCGATGGAGAAGGACCGCACCCGTCGGTACGAAACCGCCGCGGGGCTGGCGGATGACGTGGTCCGCCACATGACGAACCAGCCGGTGCTGGCCGGTCCGCCGACCACGGGGTATCGCTTCCGCAAGTTCGCCCGGCGTCATCGCGGGGCGATGCTCGCCGCGTCGGTCATCGCGGGCGTGTTTCTGCTGGGGCTGGTCGGCACGACGACGGGAATGATCCTGGCGATGGCCGCATCACGCCGCGCGACGGAGGCCCAGGAGCAGTCGAAGCTGGCGATGATCGAGGCGCAGGAGCAGGCGGCGCTCTCGCAGGCGGTGATCGAGTTTCTCAACGACGACCTGCTGGGGGCCGCCGAACCATCCGGCGCCGCCGGTACGGGACGCGGGGTGCTGCTGCGGGACGTGCTCGACAAGGCCGCCGCGCGCATGGAGCAGGCCGCGGCGGTCGGCGGGCGCTTCGCGGACAAGCCCCTGGTCGAGGCGACGCTGCGCCACACCATCGCGCGGGCGTACCTGGGCCTGGGCGAGCTGGAGCCCGCCGGACGTCACGCCGAGCAGGCGCATCGCGTGCGTGAGGCAACTCTCGGCCCCGATCATGAGAACACGCTCAAGGCGCTCAACACCATCGGCGCGGTGGCCATGGCCCGCAGCGATCACGGCGCGGCGGAGGCGGCCTTCAGCCGCGGACTGGAGCGGGCGCGGAAGTCGCTGGGGGCGGACCACCCCACCACGCTGGGGCTGATGAACAACCTGGCCGCGTGCTACGAGGCGCGCAATCGACACGAGGACGCCGAGCCGCTCTTCCGCGAGGCGCTCGCCCTGTCGGAGAAGGCGCTCGGCCCGCTTCACAACATCACGCTCAGTTCGCTGGGCGGGCTGGCGAACCTGACGCTCTCCATGTCGCGCTATGAAGAGGCGTACGAACTCGCCCAGCGCGTGCTCGAGGGATATCGCAGGGCCTTCGGACCCGACCACCCCAACACGCTCCTCGCCCTGCACAACCTGGGCAACGCGGCGGGCGGCCTCGGTCGGCTGGAGGAGGCCGAGGCGTTCTACCAAGACGCCCTCGAACGCAAGACGCGCGTGCTGGGGCCGTCCCACCCGGACACCATCACCACCATGCTCACGCTCGCGATCCAGGCGAGGCGCCAGGGGCGGCACGCCGAGGCGGAAGCCCGGCTGCGCGAGGTCATCGACGTGTCGGAGAAGGCGCTGGGACCGGAGCACTCCTATACGCTCACCGCGCGCATCAACATCGTGCTGCTGCTGGTGCAGCAGAACCGGCTGGACGACGCCGAGCCGCTGGCGGAGGACACGCTCTCGGCCCTGCGCCGCAGCCGCGGCGAACTGAACGGCGGCACCGCGCTCATCCGCACCACGCTGCTGCGCATCTACCAGGCCCGCGGAAGACATGATGAGGCGCGGCGTCTCGCCTTCGACTACGCCAACATGCTCAAGCACGCCGGCGCGTCGCCTGACGCCAGCGCCGAAACGCTCAACAACGCCGCGTGGGATCTGCTGACCATGGAGCCGCCGGAGGCCCGCGACCCCGTGGCTGCACTGGAGTTCGCCAGGCGCTCCAACAACCTCACCGATCACAGAAACCCCGCGTACCTTGACACCCTCGCCCGCGCCTGGTTCCTCACCGGCAACGTGCGCATGGCCGTGGAGACGCAGCAGCGGGCGCTGTCGCTGGTGCCCGAGGGAGCCGACATCCGCGATGAGATCGAGCAGCATCTGCGCGAGTTCGAGGCCCAGTTGCCGGGCGGCGCCGGCGGCCAATCGGACGGCGCGGGCTGA